In the Populus trichocarpa isolate Nisqually-1 chromosome 1, P.trichocarpa_v4.1, whole genome shotgun sequence genome, one interval contains:
- the LOC7495824 gene encoding uncharacterized protein LOC7495824 has translation MSIPTRYKFCLRGEFVDDSRSKFHPELLQVCRRIVSLSYQRTTTEFGYNNNMPSAIVEFNLVNVLRRYMLAPGVGSDSHYKIYLPEVRKMGTSRTVEAPCSDEANSFLCKKSVEALAYMGIPKTKHKEIIAAIVSEKRRLITRGGRDGSAVYVVVDVEAIVDREDVYDERIACEENLKAMEEAVQRLKHRNHYGGACTEGLEMKAVKEGNITSKSYGECVVCKEELKFGKAAQMPCSHVYHRDCISRWFKTRDICPLCRYRIPTVTADAQSGGGMLHH, from the coding sequence ATGTCGATTCCTACTCGCTACAAATTCTGTCTAAGAGGGGAATTTGTTGATGATAGTAGAAGTAAGTTTCATCCAGAACTGCTGCAAGTTTGCAGACGCATCGTTTCTCTGTCTTATCAGAGAACGACGACCGAATTTGGCTACAACAATAACATGCCGTCAGCAATAGTTGAGTTCAATCTTGTGAATGTTCTCCGCCGTTACATGCTAGCGCCCGGTGTCGGATCGGATTCGCATTACAAGATATATCTTCCAGAAGTCCGAAAGATGGGCACGAGTAGGACTGTTGAAGCTCCTTGTTCTGATGAAGCAAATAGTTTTCTTTGTAAGAAATCGGTGGAGGCTTTGGCGTACATGGGGATCCCAAAAACCAAACATAAAGAGATAATAGCGGCGATTGTATCAGAAAAGCGTCGCTTGATTACAAGGGGTGGTAGAGATGGGAGTGCTGTTTATGTTGTGGTTGATGTTGAGGCTATTGTAGATCGAGAAGACGTCTACGATGAACGTATTGCGTGCGAAGAGAATTTAAAGGCGATGGAGGAAGCAGTGCAACGTCTGAAACATCGGAATCATTATGGCGGAGCTTGTACTGAAGGATTGGAGATGAAAGCAGTAAAAGAAGGGAATATTACGTCTAAATCATATGGAGAATGTGTGGTGTGCAAGGAAGAGTTGAAGTTTGGCAAAGCTGCTCAGATGCCTTGTTCTCATGTTTACCACAGAGATTGCATTAGCCGGTGGTTCAAAACGAGGGATATCTGCCCCCTTTGCCGCTATAGGATACCTACTGTCACTGCTGATGCACAGAGTGGAGGGGGGATGTTACACCATTAA
- the LOC7495823 gene encoding B3 domain-containing transcription factor FUS3 isoform X2, with the protein MMHQDVVHEKTEACSWMAGGEGVTVEGDNKQSPNIEGGSDLVIRGSTRDHLVGSMVGFEIKRKKRMPRQRRSSSTINHLLSFAANASCSATTHLHVPAFSLPLQDPSSLPARVIDPRRLRFLFQKELQNSDKAAEVHLPFLESKEGIFISMDDLDGLHVWSFKYRYWPNNNSRMYVLENTGDFVNAHGLQLGDFIMVYQDSQSQNYVIQAKKASDQNVYSDIARNAVNDTVLHDYEVNKFSSFYVNYPVVDNTGLSFIYDTTTFSNYSPLDFLGGSMTNFSRIGHLESFGSVENMSLDDFY; encoded by the exons ATGATGCACCAGGATGTGGTTCATGAGAAAACCGAGGCCTGTTCTTGGATGGCAGGTGGAGAAGGTGTCACTGTGGAGGGGGACAATAAGCAGAGTCCCAATATTGAAGGGGGTTCAGATCTTGTTATACGCGGGTCGACCCGTGACCACCTTGTTGGTTCTATGGTGGGTTTTGAgattaaaaggaagaaaaggatgCCCAGACAGAGGAGATCATCTTCTACTATCAATCACCTTCTCTCTTTTGCTGCTAATGCTTCCTGCTCTGCCACCACTCACTTGCACGTGCCTgccttctctcttcctcttcaaGACCCTTCTTCCCTCCCCGCACGT GTCATTGATCCAAGGAGACTTAGATTCCTTTTCCAAAAGGAACTTCAGAACAGTGAT AAAGCAGCGGAGGTACACCTCCCTTTTCTGGAGTCCAAGGAAGGGATATTTATCAGCATGGATGACTTGGACGGTCTACATGTTTGGAGCTTCAAGTACAG GTACTGGCCTAATAACAATAGCCGAATGTATGTACTCGAAAACACAG GGGACTTTGTTAACGCTCATGGATTACAGCTTGGAGACTTTATTATGGTATACCAAGACAGTCAAAGTCAGAATTAT GTCATCCAAGCTAAAAAGGCCTCGGATCAAAATGTATATAGTGATATAGCTAGAAATGCAGTCAATGACACTGTTCTTCATGATTATGAAGTTAACAAATTCAGCTCCTTTTATGTGAATTATCCTGTGGTTGACAATACAGGCTTGTCGTTTATCTACGATACCACTACCTTCTCAAATTACTCACCCCTTGATTTTTTGGGTGGATCAATGACTAATTTCTCAAGGATCGGGCATCTGGAGAGCTTCGGTTCTGTTGAGAACATGTCTCTGGATGACTTCTATTAG
- the LOC7495823 gene encoding B3 domain-containing transcription factor FUS3 isoform X1, which produces MMHQDVVHEKTEACSWMAGGEGVTVEGDNKQSPNIEGGSDLVIRGSTRDHLVGSMVGFEIKRKKRMPRQRRSSSTINHLLSFAANASCSATTHLHVPAFSLPLQDPSSLPARVIDPRRLRFLFQKELQNSDVSSLRRMILPKKAAEVHLPFLESKEGIFISMDDLDGLHVWSFKYRYWPNNNSRMYVLENTGDFVNAHGLQLGDFIMVYQDSQSQNYVIQAKKASDQNVYSDIARNAVNDTVLHDYEVNKFSSFYVNYPVVDNTGLSFIYDTTTFSNYSPLDFLGGSMTNFSRIGHLESFGSVENMSLDDFY; this is translated from the exons ATGATGCACCAGGATGTGGTTCATGAGAAAACCGAGGCCTGTTCTTGGATGGCAGGTGGAGAAGGTGTCACTGTGGAGGGGGACAATAAGCAGAGTCCCAATATTGAAGGGGGTTCAGATCTTGTTATACGCGGGTCGACCCGTGACCACCTTGTTGGTTCTATGGTGGGTTTTGAgattaaaaggaagaaaaggatgCCCAGACAGAGGAGATCATCTTCTACTATCAATCACCTTCTCTCTTTTGCTGCTAATGCTTCCTGCTCTGCCACCACTCACTTGCACGTGCCTgccttctctcttcctcttcaaGACCCTTCTTCCCTCCCCGCACGT GTCATTGATCCAAGGAGACTTAGATTCCTTTTCCAAAAGGAACTTCAGAACAGTGATGTAAGCTCTCTGAGGAGAATGATACTCCCAAAG AAAGCAGCGGAGGTACACCTCCCTTTTCTGGAGTCCAAGGAAGGGATATTTATCAGCATGGATGACTTGGACGGTCTACATGTTTGGAGCTTCAAGTACAG GTACTGGCCTAATAACAATAGCCGAATGTATGTACTCGAAAACACAG GGGACTTTGTTAACGCTCATGGATTACAGCTTGGAGACTTTATTATGGTATACCAAGACAGTCAAAGTCAGAATTAT GTCATCCAAGCTAAAAAGGCCTCGGATCAAAATGTATATAGTGATATAGCTAGAAATGCAGTCAATGACACTGTTCTTCATGATTATGAAGTTAACAAATTCAGCTCCTTTTATGTGAATTATCCTGTGGTTGACAATACAGGCTTGTCGTTTATCTACGATACCACTACCTTCTCAAATTACTCACCCCTTGATTTTTTGGGTGGATCAATGACTAATTTCTCAAGGATCGGGCATCTGGAGAGCTTCGGTTCTGTTGAGAACATGTCTCTGGATGACTTCTATTAG